The Pseudomonas sp. GD03919 region CTTCATGGACGCCGAGGATCAGCCGATCTTCGAGCCGGACCTGGGCACCACCCCACTGTGGTCGCACACCCATCTGCTGGCCCTGTTCGAAGCCGACACCGACGAGACCGCACTGATCGCCCATCTGCAACTGCTGTGTGGCGGCTCGCTGCCGGAGCATCATGTCGAGCGCATCGAGGATCAGGACTGGGAGCGCAGCTGGATGGACAACTTCCAGCCGATGCGCTTCGGCCGGCGCCTGTGGATCGTGCCGAGCTGGCATGCCGCACCGGAGCCGGACGCCGTGAACCTGCTGCTCGATCCGGGCCTGGCCTTCGGCACCGGCACCCACCCGACCACCGCGCTGTGCCTGGAATGGCTCGACGACCAGGAGCTGCAGGGCTGCAACGTGCTCGACTTCGGCTGCGGCTCGGGCATCCTCGCCATCGCCGCCCTGCTGCTCGGCGCGCCGCAGGCGGTGGGCACCGATATCGACCCACAAGCCCTGGAAGCCTCGCGCGACAATGC contains the following coding sequences:
- the prmA gene encoding 50S ribosomal protein L11 methyltransferase gives rise to the protein MPWLQVRLAITPEQAETYEDALLEVGAVSVTFMDAEDQPIFEPDLGTTPLWSHTHLLALFEADTDETALIAHLQLLCGGSLPEHHVERIEDQDWERSWMDNFQPMRFGRRLWIVPSWHAAPEPDAVNLLLDPGLAFGTGTHPTTALCLEWLDDQELQGCNVLDFGCGSGILAIAALLLGAPQAVGTDIDPQALEASRDNASRNGIDPARFPVYLPADLPQQPADVVVANILAGPLVSLAPQITALVKGGGRLALSGILAEQAEDVRAAYAGAFDLDPTASKDGWVRISGVKR